In the genome of Candidatus Reidiella endopervernicosa, one region contains:
- a CDS encoding PAS domain S-box protein, with translation MFSIAITLMALFSAFPLAAAEENPTSQRLIAAVPESFPPYYKLDREGRPTGFAIDVMDAVAAEADLQIEYRVMPTWKEVFAAAKVGGVDLIPNVGATESRRSFLDFTASVETFPISIFIRSESKASIQTVDDLIERSVGVVKSNVGAKIVAKRDDLNATQYESFEQALFALLSGQLDALIYPGPVGWKLATEAKQERALATTAAPLTEIKRVIGVRKGEAQLLTTLNEVVSAFVTSAEYRTIYHRWFAAPPPFWTKELLLWVFAAIFITTLLLFGVWRHRTLVAIKNDLSREVQQRTHALEERVEAHQRAEASLAESEARARSIIENSADGIVTIDPRGLIQIINPAACAMFGYREAQVVGQNVNMLLPKDERAAHDDYVHNSDLHEPRIINKARDLFGQHSDGRQFPMELNVSGIDIAGGRMYVGIMRDITERKHAEDQLRSAKFEAESANEAKSSFLSSMSHELRTPLNAILGFSQLLESDPESPLNEDQLESLTYISKAGEHLLELINQILDLAKIESGTLSLSIENISANDAIESCRVMANTLAKKSGVTFEDRTAGIDLPPLHADRTRITQVLLNFLSNAIKYNREGGSVVLESEVIPEHYLRILVTDTGHGIPKDLLDNLFQPFHRLNAEGGEIEGTGIGLSITKQLVQMMGGNLGFETAEGKGSTFWFELPLAVDEELASESTLVGAHKEINYQIAANVDHEYTVLYVEDNPANLRLIERLMKKVEHVGLVSASNAEDGLELARSLLPNLILMDVNLPGMSGIEALHELRRDALTEKIPVIAISAAALPGNIEKGLNEGFDEYLTKPIDVNEVLRVISQVIDKE, from the coding sequence TTGTTCTCAATCGCCATCACTTTGATGGCGCTCTTCTCTGCGTTTCCGCTTGCTGCGGCTGAGGAGAATCCGACATCTCAGCGTTTAATAGCCGCTGTTCCCGAATCGTTCCCCCCCTACTACAAGTTGGATAGAGAGGGTCGCCCAACAGGGTTTGCCATCGATGTAATGGATGCCGTGGCCGCCGAAGCGGATCTGCAGATCGAATACCGTGTCATGCCCACATGGAAAGAGGTGTTTGCAGCCGCGAAGGTGGGCGGGGTTGATCTGATCCCCAACGTTGGTGCAACAGAGAGCCGTCGCTCATTCCTCGATTTCACCGCCTCCGTCGAGACCTTCCCGATTTCGATCTTTATCCGTAGTGAGAGCAAGGCGTCGATCCAGACGGTGGATGATCTCATTGAGCGAAGTGTGGGTGTGGTGAAATCGAATGTCGGCGCCAAGATCGTTGCTAAACGCGACGATCTTAACGCGACCCAGTACGAGAGTTTTGAGCAGGCGCTCTTTGCACTTCTTTCGGGCCAGCTCGATGCGCTGATCTATCCGGGACCCGTAGGCTGGAAACTGGCGACCGAGGCGAAGCAGGAGCGTGCACTGGCGACTACAGCTGCACCACTCACAGAGATCAAACGGGTGATAGGAGTGCGCAAGGGTGAGGCGCAGTTGCTGACCACGCTGAATGAGGTGGTTTCAGCGTTTGTGACTTCAGCGGAGTATCGAACCATCTACCATCGTTGGTTTGCAGCGCCGCCCCCCTTCTGGACCAAAGAGCTGCTGCTGTGGGTATTTGCAGCCATATTTATCACCACACTGCTGCTGTTTGGAGTCTGGCGACACCGTACCCTGGTCGCCATCAAGAATGACCTGAGCAGAGAGGTTCAGCAGCGAACCCATGCACTCGAAGAGCGAGTTGAGGCGCATCAGCGAGCAGAGGCCTCACTGGCGGAGAGTGAGGCGCGTGCCCGTTCAATTATCGAGAACAGTGCTGACGGCATCGTTACGATCGATCCACGTGGATTAATTCAGATTATCAATCCGGCTGCCTGCGCCATGTTTGGTTATCGCGAAGCGCAAGTGGTTGGGCAGAACGTCAATATGCTGCTGCCGAAGGATGAGCGTGCCGCACATGACGACTATGTGCACAACTCCGATCTGCATGAGCCGCGTATTATCAATAAGGCGCGGGATCTATTTGGTCAGCACAGCGATGGGCGTCAATTCCCCATGGAGCTCAACGTCTCCGGTATCGATATAGCGGGTGGACGGATGTATGTCGGCATCATGCGCGATATCACCGAACGAAAACATGCCGAGGATCAACTGCGCAGTGCCAAGTTTGAGGCGGAGTCCGCCAATGAGGCGAAGTCGAGTTTCCTCTCATCAATGAGTCACGAGCTACGTACCCCGCTCAATGCCATCCTGGGTTTCAGTCAGCTGCTTGAGAGTGATCCAGAGTCACCACTCAATGAGGATCAACTCGAATCGCTCACCTACATCAGTAAGGCGGGTGAACACCTGCTAGAGCTGATTAATCAGATCCTTGATCTGGCCAAGATAGAGAGTGGAACGCTCTCCCTCTCAATCGAGAATATCAGCGCCAATGATGCGATTGAGAGCTGCCGGGTGATGGCCAACACACTGGCAAAAAAGAGCGGCGTCACCTTTGAGGACAGAACGGCGGGCATCGACCTTCCCCCGCTGCATGCCGACCGTACCCGTATCACCCAGGTGCTACTCAACTTCCTCTCCAACGCGATTAAATATAACCGTGAGGGTGGCAGTGTGGTGCTCGAGAGTGAGGTTATACCAGAGCATTATCTGCGTATCCTGGTGACCGATACTGGACACGGTATTCCCAAGGATCTACTCGATAACCTGTTCCAACCCTTCCACCGACTCAATGCGGAGGGTGGTGAGATTGAGGGGACCGGAATCGGTCTCTCAATTACCAAACAGTTGGTACAGATGATGGGCGGTAATCTCGGTTTCGAAACCGCTGAGGGTAAGGGCTCTACCTTCTGGTTTGAACTTCCGTTGGCAGTCGATGAAGAGCTAGCTAGCGAGAGCACGTTAGTCGGTGCGCACAAAGAGATTAACTATCAGATAGCTGCGAATGTGGACCACGAATATACGGTGCTCTACGTTGAAGATAATCCAGCCAATCTACGTCTGATAGAACGTCTGATGAAGAAGGTGGAACACGTCGGTCTGGTTTCAGCCAGCAATGCAGAAGATGGGCTGGAGCTGGCCCGAAGTCTGTTGCCCAACTTGATCCTGATGGATGTTAACCTTCCGGGCATGAGCGGTATCGAGGCACTGCACGAGCTGCGGCGAGATGCCCTAACTGAGAAGATTCCGGTGATTGCGATCAGTGCCGCCGCCCTGCCGGGTAATATCGAAAAGGGTCTCAACGAGGGTTTCGACGAGTATCTGACCAAGCCGATCGATGTGAATGAGGTACTGAGGGTGATCAGTCAGGTCATCGACAAGGAATAA
- a CDS encoding flagellar basal body-associated FliL family protein, whose amino-acid sequence MIDEREERGSAQPQSSSGVAVRLALKGGLLLLVVVALALLFLLGGFEGGSLMEKFKWGEDKREDSATVQFAKHLVRPLDGETDAAAYRNIAGLNQVDKHVGTARVAIAPVTVNVDEQGEHYLTVTVIVTAKDASQRKLIKRHRPAIQSAVMMLLTDFVKRHAIEDHISEQDQETFRVEALSAVKRQLIKTAGSTLVAEIEISRLELY is encoded by the coding sequence ATGATCGACGAGAGAGAAGAGCGAGGGAGTGCGCAGCCGCAGAGTAGTTCGGGTGTGGCGGTTAGGCTTGCTCTCAAGGGCGGGTTGCTATTGCTGGTTGTGGTAGCACTTGCACTGCTCTTCTTACTCGGTGGCTTCGAAGGCGGCAGCCTGATGGAGAAGTTCAAGTGGGGTGAAGATAAGCGAGAGGATAGTGCCACGGTTCAGTTTGCCAAGCATCTGGTCCGACCGCTTGATGGTGAAACCGATGCAGCCGCCTATCGTAATATCGCAGGACTCAATCAAGTCGATAAGCATGTGGGAACTGCTAGGGTTGCGATTGCCCCGGTTACCGTCAATGTCGATGAGCAGGGAGAGCATTATCTGACGGTGACAGTGATCGTGACCGCCAAAGACGCCTCTCAACGCAAGCTGATTAAACGACATCGACCGGCGATTCAGTCGGCAGTGATGATGCTGTTAACCGATTTTGTAAAACGCCACGCCATTGAAGATCACATCAGTGAGCAGGATCAGGAGACCTTCAGGGTCGAAGCGCTCTCCGCCGTGAAGCGACAGTTGATAAAAACGGCCGGTAGTACGCTGGTTGCCGAGATCGAGATATCACGGCTCGAACTCTACTGA
- a CDS encoding pyridoxal-phosphate-dependent aminotransferase family protein, with translation MTERTFHPPQRTLMGPGPSDVSPRVLEAMCRPTIGHLDPVFVAMMDELKGMLQYAFQTNNQMTMPVSAPGSAGMESCFANLVEAGDQVVVAQNGVFGGRMKENVERCGGTAIMVEDEWGTAIDLNKVEDALKANPDAKVLAFVHAETSTGAQSDAKGLAELARKYNCLSIADTVTSLGGTPLLVDEWGLDAVYSGTQKCLSCTPGLSPVTFSERALEHIKGRETKVQSWFLDLNLVMGYWGEGAKRAYHHTAPINALYALHESLLILKEEGLENSWARHKHYHMALRAGLEALGLEFVVAEADRLPQLNAVKIPEGIADAVVRGKLLNDYSLEIGAGLGPMAGKVWRIGLMGHAANAKNVRLCLSALDNVLSGLGAGHSRGAAIEAAEKVLSAG, from the coding sequence ATGACTGAGCGTACCTTTCACCCACCCCAGCGAACCCTGATGGGCCCCGGCCCCTCCGATGTGAGCCCGCGTGTTCTGGAGGCGATGTGCCGCCCCACCATCGGCCACCTCGATCCCGTCTTCGTCGCGATGATGGATGAGTTGAAGGGGATGCTGCAGTACGCCTTCCAGACCAATAACCAGATGACCATGCCCGTTTCGGCACCCGGCTCGGCCGGTATGGAGAGCTGCTTTGCCAACCTGGTTGAGGCGGGTGACCAGGTCGTGGTGGCGCAGAACGGCGTCTTCGGCGGTCGCATGAAGGAGAACGTTGAGCGCTGCGGTGGCACGGCGATCATGGTCGAGGATGAGTGGGGCACCGCGATCGATCTCAATAAGGTCGAGGATGCGCTCAAGGCGAATCCCGATGCCAAGGTGCTCGCCTTTGTCCATGCCGAAACCTCAACGGGTGCACAGTCCGATGCCAAGGGCCTTGCTGAGCTGGCGCGTAAATATAACTGCCTGAGCATCGCCGATACCGTTACCTCACTCGGCGGTACACCACTGCTGGTCGATGAGTGGGGGCTCGATGCGGTCTACTCCGGCACGCAGAAGTGCCTCTCCTGCACCCCTGGCCTCTCGCCAGTCACCTTCAGTGAGCGTGCGCTTGAGCACATCAAGGGGCGTGAGACCAAGGTGCAGAGCTGGTTCCTTGATCTCAATCTGGTGATGGGTTACTGGGGTGAGGGTGCCAAGCGTGCCTACCACCACACCGCACCGATCAATGCACTTTATGCGTTGCACGAGTCGTTGCTGATCCTCAAAGAGGAGGGTCTGGAGAACTCATGGGCACGTCACAAACACTACCACATGGCACTGCGTGCAGGCCTTGAGGCGTTGGGTCTGGAGTTTGTCGTGGCTGAGGCGGATCGTCTGCCACAGCTCAATGCGGTGAAGATTCCTGAAGGGATCGCTGATGCGGTGGTACGTGGCAAGCTACTTAACGACTACAGCCTCGAGATTGGTGCGGGCCTCGGTCCGATGGCGGGCAAGGTATGGCGTATCGGTCTGATGGGCCACGCCGCCAATGCGAAAAATGTGCGTCTCTGTCTCAGTGCACTCGACAACGTGTTGAGTGGTCTGGGTGCGGGTCACAGCCGTGGCGCAGCAATCGAGGCGGCGGAGAAGGTACTTTCTGCCGGCTGA
- the glcF gene encoding glycolate oxidase subunit GlcF: MQTRMAQQFLETAQGAEADTILRSCVHCGFCTATCPTYQLLGDELDGPRGRIYLIKQLLEGNEATTTTQLHLDRCLTCRSCETTCPSGVRYGRLLDIGRSVVEQQVKRPVLERFKRWLLRGVLPYPTRFEALLQAVWLFRETLPKRLRKKIPLVKRIKIPKVENHPRKMLLLAGCVQSVVTPETSAAALRVFDRLGIELIRAEGAGCCGALSHHLSAEQEALNFMRRNIDAWWPHIEMGAEALLIGASGCGVTVKQYGELLKHDPDYAEKAAQVSAMAALFSEALQREPAEALGSLLEGVGRGRRIAFHSPCTLQHGQKLTGLVESILTRAGFELTEIADSHLCCGSAGSYSLLQPKLSQQLLDNKVENLERGMPELIVTANIGCQMHIGSQAEVPVKHWIELFDEMP; this comes from the coding sequence ATGCAGACGCGGATGGCACAACAGTTTCTCGAAACAGCTCAGGGTGCGGAGGCCGATACGATTCTGCGCAGCTGTGTCCACTGCGGTTTCTGTACCGCTACCTGCCCCACCTACCAGCTGCTCGGTGATGAACTCGACGGTCCGCGTGGACGTATCTATCTGATTAAGCAGCTGCTGGAGGGGAACGAAGCGACCACAACGACTCAACTGCACCTCGATCGTTGCCTTACCTGTCGTAGCTGTGAGACCACCTGCCCCTCCGGAGTGCGTTACGGACGACTGCTCGATATTGGGCGCAGTGTTGTGGAGCAGCAGGTGAAGCGGCCTGTGCTGGAACGTTTCAAGCGCTGGTTGCTGCGCGGTGTGCTCCCCTATCCCACCCGTTTTGAAGCACTGCTGCAAGCTGTTTGGCTCTTCCGCGAGACCTTGCCGAAGCGGCTACGCAAGAAGATACCGCTGGTGAAGAGGATCAAAATACCGAAGGTGGAGAACCACCCACGCAAGATGCTGCTGCTGGCGGGTTGTGTGCAGTCGGTGGTTACGCCAGAGACCAGTGCGGCGGCACTGCGCGTTTTTGATCGGCTTGGTATCGAGTTGATCCGTGCCGAGGGGGCGGGCTGTTGCGGTGCGCTGAGTCATCACCTCTCGGCCGAGCAGGAGGCGCTCAATTTTATGCGCCGTAACATCGATGCCTGGTGGCCCCATATTGAGATGGGGGCCGAGGCGCTGCTGATCGGTGCCAGCGGCTGCGGCGTAACGGTGAAACAGTATGGCGAGCTGCTCAAGCACGACCCCGATTACGCCGAGAAGGCGGCTCAGGTGAGTGCAATGGCGGCGCTCTTCAGCGAGGCGCTGCAGCGTGAACCGGCCGAGGCGCTGGGTTCACTGCTCGAGGGTGTCGGCCGTGGGCGACGCATCGCCTTCCACAGCCCCTGCACCCTGCAGCACGGCCAGAAGCTGACCGGACTGGTGGAGTCGATTCTCACCCGCGCCGGTTTCGAGTTGACTGAAATTGCCGACTCACACCTCTGCTGCGGCTCGGCCGGTTCCTACTCGCTGCTGCAGCCGAAGCTCTCGCAGCAGCTGCTCGATAACAAGGTGGAGAACCTAGAGCGCGGCATGCCAGAGCTGATTGTTACCGCCAATATCGGTTGCCAGATGCACATCGGCAGTCAGGCTGAAGTGCCGGTGAAGCACTGGATTGAACTGTTCGACGAAATGCCCTGA
- the glcE gene encoding glycolate oxidase subunit GlcE, with the protein MASGDIAEELQCRVTEAGAEGRVLELLGGGSKRFYGCEPRGEQLALTAHSGIVSYEPTELTITARGGTPLREIEAALLAANQMLPFEPPHFDETATLGGTIACNLSGPRRPYAGAARDLVLGCKLLNGKGEILSFGGEVMKNVAGYDLSRLMAGALGTLGILLEVSLKVLPRPEDEVTLRFDGLSTKQALARIHQLSQQPLPISASAIDDDGLVIRLSGTPEGVAAACHAVEGEWLNPAVADGWWQALREQQHDFFNSEQPLWRLSIGSDTPPLDIEGEWLYEWGGAQRWLLSSARAETIFDAAAKAGGHATAYRNHTDHSAPFQPLPTAVMALHRRLKQSFDPHGILNPGRLYAEL; encoded by the coding sequence ATGGCCAGTGGTGATATCGCAGAGGAGTTGCAGTGCCGCGTCACAGAGGCGGGTGCAGAGGGTAGAGTGCTCGAGCTACTCGGTGGTGGCAGCAAACGGTTTTATGGGTGTGAGCCGAGAGGCGAGCAGTTAGCGCTGACCGCACATAGCGGCATCGTTAGTTACGAGCCGACCGAACTGACCATCACCGCCCGCGGTGGTACACCGCTGCGGGAGATCGAAGCGGCGCTGTTGGCCGCGAATCAGATGCTCCCCTTCGAGCCGCCCCACTTCGATGAAACGGCCACCCTTGGCGGCACCATCGCCTGCAACCTCTCCGGACCACGCCGTCCCTATGCCGGCGCGGCACGTGATCTGGTGCTCGGCTGCAAACTGCTCAATGGCAAGGGCGAGATCCTTAGCTTCGGCGGTGAGGTGATGAAAAATGTCGCGGGCTACGATCTCTCGCGACTGATGGCTGGTGCGCTCGGTACCCTTGGCATCCTGCTTGAGGTCTCGCTCAAGGTTCTGCCCCGCCCCGAGGATGAGGTGACGCTTCGTTTCGATGGTTTGAGTACCAAACAGGCACTGGCCAGAATCCACCAGCTCTCGCAGCAGCCACTGCCCATCTCAGCCAGTGCCATCGACGATGACGGTCTCGTGATCCGTCTGAGTGGCACGCCCGAGGGTGTCGCCGCTGCGTGTCATGCGGTGGAAGGCGAGTGGCTCAACCCTGCGGTAGCAGACGGTTGGTGGCAGGCACTACGCGAGCAGCAGCACGATTTCTTCAACAGCGAGCAACCGTTGTGGCGTCTCTCGATCGGCTCCGATACACCACCACTCGATATCGAGGGTGAGTGGCTCTACGAGTGGGGCGGCGCACAGCGTTGGCTGCTGAGCAGTGCGCGCGCTGAGACGATCTTCGATGCCGCTGCCAAGGCGGGTGGTCATGCTACCGCCTATCGAAACCATACTGATCACTCTGCGCCGTTCCAGCCGCTGCCCACTGCAGTGATGGCTCTGCACCGTCGTCTCAAACAGAGTTTTGATCCGCACGGGATTCTCAATCCTGGCCGCCTCTACGCGGAGCTCTGA
- a CDS encoding FAD-linked oxidase C-terminal domain-containing protein, which yields MSHHHSEREPLSSETKQALIDALRRIVPADGLLTDEESLHPYECDGLSAYRRLPLLVVLPTEVTQVEAILKLCNELDVPVVARGAGTGLSGGALPFEEGILLSLARFNQILDIDPQRRTARVQPGVRNLAISEAVAPHGLYYAPDPSSQIACTIGGNVAENAGGVHCLKYGLTVHNIQQIKVITIEGELLEIGGNGLDSAGYDLLALMTGSEGMLGVIVEVTVKLLPRPERAQVVLAAFDDIAKAGGAVGAIIAAGIIPGGLEMMDKLAIQAAEDFVHAGYPRDADAILLCELDGTNEEVSAHILKVREILKQSGATEVRTAVDEAERIAFWKGRKMAFPAVGRLAPDYYCMDGTIPRKRLPEVLAAMADLSKQYELPIANVFHAGDGNLHPLILYDANTPGELQRTEELGGKILELCVAVGGTITGEHGVGMEKIDQMCVQFQPLELSQFHAVKEAFDPKRLLNPGKAVPTLHRCAEFGAMHVHNGELPFPELERF from the coding sequence ATGAGTCACCACCACTCGGAGCGGGAGCCGCTCTCGTCCGAAACCAAACAAGCGTTGATCGATGCGTTGCGCAGGATCGTTCCTGCAGATGGATTGTTAACCGATGAAGAGTCGCTGCACCCCTATGAGTGCGATGGCCTCTCCGCCTATCGTCGTCTGCCGCTGCTGGTGGTGCTGCCGACTGAGGTGACGCAGGTCGAGGCGATTCTTAAACTCTGTAATGAACTCGATGTCCCGGTTGTGGCTCGCGGTGCCGGTACCGGTCTCTCTGGCGGTGCACTGCCGTTTGAAGAGGGCATTTTGCTCTCGTTGGCACGCTTTAATCAGATTCTCGATATCGACCCGCAGCGTCGCACGGCGCGGGTGCAGCCGGGGGTGCGTAACCTCGCCATCTCCGAAGCGGTTGCACCGCATGGTCTCTACTACGCACCCGATCCCTCTTCACAGATCGCCTGCACCATCGGCGGCAATGTGGCGGAGAACGCCGGGGGTGTGCACTGCCTTAAATATGGCCTGACGGTTCACAACATTCAGCAGATCAAGGTGATCACCATTGAGGGCGAACTGCTGGAGATCGGTGGCAACGGGCTCGATAGTGCGGGTTACGATCTACTAGCGCTGATGACCGGTTCCGAGGGGATGCTGGGTGTGATCGTCGAGGTGACGGTGAAGCTGTTGCCGCGTCCGGAGCGTGCCCAGGTGGTACTGGCCGCCTTTGACGATATTGCCAAAGCGGGCGGTGCAGTGGGTGCGATCATCGCCGCCGGAATTATTCCCGGCGGACTGGAGATGATGGACAAGCTGGCGATCCAGGCGGCGGAGGATTTCGTCCACGCCGGCTATCCGCGTGATGCAGATGCGATCCTGCTCTGCGAACTCGATGGCACCAACGAAGAGGTCTCGGCCCACATATTAAAGGTGCGTGAAATTCTCAAGCAGAGCGGCGCCACCGAGGTGCGTACCGCCGTCGATGAGGCGGAGCGCATCGCATTCTGGAAGGGACGAAAGATGGCCTTCCCCGCTGTCGGCCGTCTCGCCCCCGACTACTACTGCATGGATGGCACCATCCCACGCAAGCGGCTGCCTGAGGTGCTGGCGGCGATGGCCGATCTCTCCAAACAGTATGAGCTGCCGATCGCCAACGTCTTCCACGCCGGTGACGGTAATCTCCATCCGCTGATTCTCTACGATGCCAATACACCGGGTGAACTGCAGCGCACCGAGGAGCTGGGCGGCAAGATCCTCGAACTCTGTGTCGCGGTTGGCGGCACCATTACCGGCGAACACGGTGTCGGCATGGAGAAGATCGATCAGATGTGTGTGCAGTTCCAGCCGCTGGAGCTGAGCCAGTTTCATGCAGTTAAAGAGGCGTTCGACCCTAAACGCCTGCTCAATCCTGGCAAGGCGGTGCCGACGCTGCACCGTTGTGCCGAGTTCGGTGCCATGCATGTGCATAACGGTGAGCTCCCCTTCCCCGAGCTGGAGCGCTTCTGA
- a CDS encoding PAS domain-containing protein, whose amino-acid sequence MNSNGLSTQILIALTNHLQDAVFAVEEGCFIFVNQRVTDLFGYSELDIIGQPILDFVFEEDQPLVAARYKARLMGEQVESEYSFRIVTKSGEVREVNMRVGLTQDDEHSTTLIGSLQDITDAVQTRAALEHSQADIESILNNMPDVFYRTDMNGVITLMSPSCHEVIGYTPEEMIGRPMVDFYCDASDRERIVQALTEGEGKAQLVEACLRHKDQSSVWISTNAYIRYDDAGEAICIEGSHATTLSARHSRNDWEAGEI is encoded by the coding sequence ATGAACTCAAACGGACTCTCCACACAGATACTCATTGCCCTGACCAACCACCTACAGGATGCCGTCTTCGCTGTCGAAGAGGGGTGTTTCATCTTTGTTAACCAGCGGGTCACCGATCTGTTTGGATATTCGGAACTGGATATCATTGGCCAGCCGATTCTAGATTTCGTTTTTGAAGAGGATCAACCTCTGGTAGCCGCGCGTTACAAGGCACGGCTGATGGGTGAGCAGGTTGAGAGTGAATACAGTTTCAGGATCGTCACTAAAAGCGGCGAGGTGCGCGAGGTAAATATGCGTGTCGGTCTCACACAGGACGATGAACACTCCACTACATTAATCGGTTCACTGCAGGATATTACCGATGCCGTTCAGACCCGTGCAGCCCTTGAACACTCACAGGCCGATATAGAATCGATCCTCAACAACATGCCGGATGTCTTCTATCGCACCGACATGAACGGCGTCATCACCCTGATGTCGCCCTCCTGCCATGAGGTGATCGGTTACACGCCTGAGGAGATGATCGGCAGGCCAATGGTTGATTTCTACTGCGATGCCAGCGACCGGGAACGGATTGTCCAGGCACTGACCGAAGGAGAGGGAAAGGCCCAACTTGTTGAAGCGTGCCTACGCCATAAGGACCAATCGTCGGTCTGGATATCAACCAACGCCTACATCCGCTATGACGATGCCGGAGAAGCGATCTGCATTGAGGGATCTCACGCAACGACACTGAGCGCAAGGCACTCGAGGAACGACTGGGAAGCTGGCGAAATATGA
- a CDS encoding GGDEF domain-containing protein, whose product MAKYDSLTKLLNRRAFLEEAAHQIEIAHRYHRPLSMMMLDLDWFKTINDRYGHYIGDETLVYFSHACQAVLRKTDIVGRMGGEEFAVLFPETSGEFANDMVERLRSRLSNPIDVGSVTLKITFSAGLITLKSDDHSAEMMLKRADQLLYQAKENGRDQIVIES is encoded by the coding sequence CTGGCGAAATATGACTCTCTTACCAAGCTCCTTAATCGCCGCGCCTTTCTTGAAGAGGCGGCACATCAGATAGAAATAGCCCACCGCTACCATCGGCCGTTGTCGATGATGATGCTCGATCTTGACTGGTTCAAGACAATCAATGACCGCTACGGTCACTATATCGGTGACGAGACGCTGGTCTATTTTTCGCACGCCTGCCAGGCCGTGCTACGTAAGACCGACATCGTTGGCCGCATGGGTGGTGAGGAGTTTGCCGTACTCTTCCCCGAGACGAGTGGTGAGTTCGCGAATGATATGGTTGAGCGCCTGCGTAGTCGTCTCAGTAATCCAATTGACGTAGGCAGCGTTACGCTGAAGATCACCTTCTCTGCAGGGCTGATCACTCTTAAGTCCGACGACCACTCAGCAGAGATGATGCTCAAGCGCGCTGATCAGCTCCTCTATCAGGCAAAGGAGAATGGACGCGACCAGATCGTGATTGAAAGTTAA